The Rhododendron vialii isolate Sample 1 chromosome 6a, ASM3025357v1 genome includes a window with the following:
- the LOC131329904 gene encoding protein pleiotropic regulatory locus 1-like isoform X1: MTVPTSAMEPVETQSLKKLSFKSLKRALDLFSPLHAHFPLPDPDRKKIRMSHKFNAKCGGIKSTSSQPLTHAKSGSSRSSPRRIWSFKYFSSSSLDGGLSEKSIAIVSASSSSERNFSTSAIMERIPSRWPLPVWHAPWKNYRVISGHLGWVRSIAFDPSNTWFCTGSADRTIKIWDVGTGRLKLTLTGHIEQVRGLAVSNKHTYMFSAGDDKQVKCWDLEQNKVIRSYHGHLSGVYCLALHPTIDVLLTGGRDSVCRLWDIRSKVQIDALSGHENTVCSVFTRPMDPQVITGSHDTTIRLWDLRYVKRTATLTHHKKSVRAMALHPTKNCFASASADNIKKFNLPEGEFMHNMLSQQKTIIDAMAVNEDGVMVTGGDNGSLWFWDWQSGHNFQQSQTIVQPGSLDSEAGIYACSYDVTGTRLVTCEADKTIMMWEEDGNATQETHPLHFKPPKDIRRF, translated from the exons atgacagtACCGACGAGCGCGATGGAGCCGGTGGAGACGCAATCGCTCAAGAAGCTGAGCTTCAAATCATTGAAGCGCGCTCTCGatctcttctctcctctccacGCTCACTTCCCCCTTCCCGACCCCGATAG GAAGAAGATAAGGATGAGCCATAAG TTTAATGCCAAGTGTGGAGGAATAAAGAGCACAAGCAGTCAGCCTCTGACTCATGCAAAGTCTGGTAGTTCAAGATCAAGCCCGAGAAGGATCTGGTCCTTCAAATACTTTAGCTCTTCCAG CCTTGATGGTGGTCTTTCTGAAAAAAGCATCGCCATTGTTTCTGCTTCTAGTTCATCGGAGAG GAATTTCTCAACATCAGCCATTATGGAAAGAATTCCAAGCAGATGGCCACTTCCTGTTTGGCATGCACCATGGAAAAACTACAGG GTGATAAGTGGCCACTTAGGATGGGTGAGATCTATTGCATTTGATCCAAGTAATACATGGTTCTGTACTGGCTCTGCAGATCGCACGATAAAG ATATGGGATGTAGGAACTGGAAGGCTAAAGCTTACACTAACCGGACACATTGAGCAAGTACGAG GACTTGCCGTCAGCAATAAGCACACATATATGTTCTCTGCTGGTGATGACAAACAAGTTAAATGCTGGGATCTTGAGCAGAATAAG GTCATCCGGTCTTATCATGGTCATCTAAGTGGAGTGTATTGCCTGGCTCTTCATCCGACTATTGACGTTCTACTCACAGGTGGTCGCGATTCTGTCTGCCGG CTCTGGGATATTCGTAGCAAGGTGCAAATTGATGCATTGTCAGGGCATGAAAATACAGTTTGCTCAGTTTTTACTCGACCTATG GATCCACAAGTTATAACTGGCTCCCATGACACGACGATAAGGCTCTGGGACCTTAGATATG TTAAAAGAACGGCAACTCTTACACATCATAAAAAATCTGTGCGAGCAATGGCTCTACATCCTACCAA GAATTGTTTTGCATCTGCGTCGGCTgacaatataaaaaaattcaaccttCCGGAAGGCGAATTTATGCACAACATGCT CTCTCAGCAGAAAACCATCATCGATGCAATGGCAGTCAATGAAGATGGTGTAATGGTCACAGGAG GTGACAATGGAAGTTTATGGTTCTGGGATTGGCAGAGTGGTCATAATTTCCAGCAATCCCAAACAATTGTACAGCCAG GCTCGCTGGACAGTGAAGCCGGTATCTATGCCTGCTCGTACGATGTGACTGGTACAAGACTAGTCACTTGTGAAGCTGACAAGACAATAATGATGTGGGAAGAGGACGGAAATGCTACCCAAGAAACTCATCCTCTCCACTTCAAACCACCTAAAGATATTAGGAGGTTCTAA
- the LOC131329905 gene encoding peroxisomal and mitochondrial division factor 2-like, which translates to MADEMAINGVAPREDDGSVEVFVDFDETDAANAKAAPSGLTMAQKIEVLEQEKRQLVHENDVVRERIDKLKEEIKGLESDKAELKREVEQSGADKRALESISARAYALETEVSRLQHDLITSVNEGEEAGREIVELRREVEGLKERASRAEVFEKERDLLLERVDERDDEVRKIRKVVEDREALAAKKELEVERVKKERDELEGLLEVAERKGREMEEKVAELRKELEAREKIICGLKERAVDLVNGSKAVVVDGEFRVDGEFRGDGEVKGLVGLKVQWPVAAAAAATGLAIGAGAVLCYVRCMRER; encoded by the coding sequence ATGGCAGACGAGATGGCGATAAACGGGGTCGCACCGCGCGAGGACGACGGATCAGTGGAAGTCTTCGTGGATTTCGACGAGACCGACGCCGCCAACGCCAAGGCAGCACCATCGGGCCTGACGATGGCACAGAAGATAGAGGTCCTAGAGCAAGAGAAGCGACAACTGGTCCACGAGAACGACGTCGTGAGGGAGAGGATCGACAAGCTGAAGGAAGAGATCAAGGGTTTGGAGAGCGACAAGGCTGAGCTGAAGAGAGAAGTCGAGCAGTCTGGGGCGGACAAGCGGGCGCTAGAATCGATCTCCGCTAGGGCTTACGCACTCGAGACCGAGGTCTCGAGGCTGCAGCATGACCTGATCACGTCGGTGAACGAGGGAGAGGAGGCGGGGAGAGAGATAGTTGAGTTGAGGAGAGAGGTTGAGGGGTTGAAGGAGCGCGCGTCGAGAGCGGAGGTGTTTGAGAAGGAAAGGGATCTTTTGCTGGAGAGAGTTGATGAGAGAGACGATGAGGTAAGGAAAATTAGGAAGGTGGTGGAGGATAGGGAGGCGTTGGCAGCGAAAAAGGAGTTGGAGGTGGAGAGGGTGAAGAAAGAGAGGGATGAGTTGGAAGGGCTTTTGGAAGTGGCGGAGAGGAAGGGTAGGGAGATGGAGGAGAAGGTGGCGGAGTTGCGCAAGGAGTTGGAGGCGCGGGAGAAAATTATATGTGGGTTGAAGGAGAGGGCAGTTGATTTGGTTAATGGGAGCAAGGCGGTGGTTGTGGATGGGGAGTTTAGGGTGGATGGGGAGTTTAGGGGGGATGGGGAGGTGAAGGGGTTGGTGGGTTTGAAGGTGCAGTGGCCGGTGGCTGCAGCGGCTGCGGCTACTGGATTGGCGATTGGAGCGGGGGCTGTGTTGTGCTATGTTCGCTGCATGAGGGAAAGGTGA
- the LOC131329904 gene encoding protein pleiotropic regulatory locus 1-like isoform X2 → MQSLVVQDQAREGSGPSNTLALPDPENSKDPQNGGALIDLIVGPTVKTKGLDGGLSEKSIAIVSASSSSERNFSTSAIMERIPSRWPLPVWHAPWKNYRVISGHLGWVRSIAFDPSNTWFCTGSADRTIKIWDVGTGRLKLTLTGHIEQVRGLAVSNKHTYMFSAGDDKQVKCWDLEQNKVIRSYHGHLSGVYCLALHPTIDVLLTGGRDSVCRLWDIRSKVQIDALSGHENTVCSVFTRPMDPQVITGSHDTTIRLWDLRYVKRTATLTHHKKSVRAMALHPTKNCFASASADNIKKFNLPEGEFMHNMLSQQKTIIDAMAVNEDGVMVTGGDNGSLWFWDWQSGHNFQQSQTIVQPGSLDSEAGIYACSYDVTGTRLVTCEADKTIMMWEEDGNATQETHPLHFKPPKDIRRF, encoded by the exons ATGCAAAGTCTGGTAGTTCAAGATCAAGCCCGAGAAGGATCTGGTCCTTCAAATACTTTAGCTCTTCCAG ATCCCGAAAATTCCAAGGATCCACAGAATGGAGGAGCTCTAATTGATTTAATTGTTGGTCCAACTGTGAAAACAAAGGG CCTTGATGGTGGTCTTTCTGAAAAAAGCATCGCCATTGTTTCTGCTTCTAGTTCATCGGAGAG GAATTTCTCAACATCAGCCATTATGGAAAGAATTCCAAGCAGATGGCCACTTCCTGTTTGGCATGCACCATGGAAAAACTACAGG GTGATAAGTGGCCACTTAGGATGGGTGAGATCTATTGCATTTGATCCAAGTAATACATGGTTCTGTACTGGCTCTGCAGATCGCACGATAAAG ATATGGGATGTAGGAACTGGAAGGCTAAAGCTTACACTAACCGGACACATTGAGCAAGTACGAG GACTTGCCGTCAGCAATAAGCACACATATATGTTCTCTGCTGGTGATGACAAACAAGTTAAATGCTGGGATCTTGAGCAGAATAAG GTCATCCGGTCTTATCATGGTCATCTAAGTGGAGTGTATTGCCTGGCTCTTCATCCGACTATTGACGTTCTACTCACAGGTGGTCGCGATTCTGTCTGCCGG CTCTGGGATATTCGTAGCAAGGTGCAAATTGATGCATTGTCAGGGCATGAAAATACAGTTTGCTCAGTTTTTACTCGACCTATG GATCCACAAGTTATAACTGGCTCCCATGACACGACGATAAGGCTCTGGGACCTTAGATATG TTAAAAGAACGGCAACTCTTACACATCATAAAAAATCTGTGCGAGCAATGGCTCTACATCCTACCAA GAATTGTTTTGCATCTGCGTCGGCTgacaatataaaaaaattcaaccttCCGGAAGGCGAATTTATGCACAACATGCT CTCTCAGCAGAAAACCATCATCGATGCAATGGCAGTCAATGAAGATGGTGTAATGGTCACAGGAG GTGACAATGGAAGTTTATGGTTCTGGGATTGGCAGAGTGGTCATAATTTCCAGCAATCCCAAACAATTGTACAGCCAG GCTCGCTGGACAGTGAAGCCGGTATCTATGCCTGCTCGTACGATGTGACTGGTACAAGACTAGTCACTTGTGAAGCTGACAAGACAATAATGATGTGGGAAGAGGACGGAAATGCTACCCAAGAAACTCATCCTCTCCACTTCAAACCACCTAAAGATATTAGGAGGTTCTAA